The Coffea arabica cultivar ET-39 chromosome 8e, Coffea Arabica ET-39 HiFi, whole genome shotgun sequence genome window below encodes:
- the LOC113703050 gene encoding probable monogalactosyldiacylglycerol synthase, chloroplastic — translation MQPSSVSQEPINLWNSASQLGSFLLDNSVKFNGNFNYEGYSSLLSNSLRFDGLVSSFSQKKPNTVASLSLSTKGAAFRIRRVLNQFNRFIKFNCEKIPLGFASLGSNYGESNGFREDDNGVCVSEGVPVNGVESENPKKVLILMSDTGGGHRASAEAIKAAFNEEFGDDYQVYITDLWTDHTPWPFNQLPRSYNFLVKHGPLWKMTYYASAPRVVHQSNFAATSTFIAREVAKGLMKYQPDIIISVHPLMQHVPLRILRAKGLLEKIVFTTVVTDLCTCHPTWFHKLVTRCYSPSDEVAKRAVKAGLKPSQIKVYGLPVRPSFVKPVRPKVELRRELGMDEYLPAVLLMGGGEGMGPIETTARALGDALYDERTGEPIGQVLVICGRNKKLASRLLANDWKIPFQVKGFVTKMEECMGACDCIITKAGPGTIAESMIRGLPIILNDYIAGQEAGNVPYVVENGCGKYSKSPKDIARIVSQWFGPKQDELKAMSQNALRLAKPDAVFKIVHDLHELVRHRIFVPQYC, via the exons ATGCAGCCTTCATCTGTTTCTCAAGAACCCATTAATTTGTGGAACTCTGCATCCCAATTGGGTTCTTTTTTACTTGATAATTCTGTTAAGTTCAATGGGAATTTCAATTATGAGGGCTACTCCTCATTATTGTCCAACAGTTTGCGTTTTGATGGCTTAGTTAGTTCATTTTCTCAAaagaagccaaatactgttgcTTCATTGAGTTTGAGTACTAAAGGTGCTGCCTTTAGGATTAGGAGAGTTTTGAATCAGTTTAATAGGTTCATTAAGTTTAATTGTGAGAAAATCCCACTTGGGTTTGCCTCATTAGGGTCTAATTATGGGGAAAGCAATGGCTTTAGGGAGGATGACAATGGAGTTTGTGTGAGTGAGGGAGTGCCTGTTAATGGTGTTGAATcagaaaatcctaaaaaagtACTAATTTTGATGAGTGACACCGGTGGTGGTCACAGGGCGTCTGCTGAGGCTATTAAGGCTGCCTTTAATGAAGAATTTGGGGATGATTATCAG GTGTATATTACTGATTTATGGACTGATCATACGCCTTGGCCTTTCAACCAACTGCCAAGGAGTTATAACTTCTTGGTGAAACATGGACCTTTGTGGAAAATGACATATTATGCTTCTGCCCCACGTGTGGTTCATCAATCCAACTTTGCTGCAACATCAACTTTTATAGCTCG GGAGGTTGCTAAAGGTTTAATGAAGTACCAACCAGATATTATTATTAGTGTACATCCCTTGATGCAGCATGTCCCACTCCGTATATTGAGAGCAAAGGGTCTTCTGGAGAAGATTGTATTTACCACTGTGGTGACAGATTTGTGCACGTGTCATCCCACATG GTTTCACAAGCTTGTAACAAGATGCTACTCTCCATCTGACGAGGTGGCAAAACGAGCGGTAAAAGCTGGATTGAAGCCCTCCCAAATTAAGGTTTATGGCCTTCCAGTCCGACCTTCCTTTGTCAAGCCTGTTCGTCCTAAG GTTGAGTTGAGGAGGGAGTTGGGGATGGACGAGTACCTTCCTGCTGTATTGCTGATGGGTGGTGGGGAAGGAATGGGTCCTATTGAGACTACTGCACGAGCTCTTGGTGATGCATTATATGATGAAAGGACTGGGGAGCCCATAGGTCAGGTCCTTGTAATATGTGGTCGCAATAAAAAGCTTGCCAGCAGATTGCTCGCCAATGATTGGAAGATTCCGTTCCAG GTTAAGGGTTTTGTCACGAAAATGGAGGAATGCATGGGCGCTTGTGATTGCATCATTACCAAG GCTGGCCCAGGAACTATTGCAGAATCTATGATTCGAGGCCTTCCTATAATTCTCAATGACTACATTGCTGGGCAG GAAGCTGGAAATGTGCCATATGTTGTTGAAAATGGATGCGGGAAGTattcaaaatctccaaaagacATAGCTAGAATAGTTTCTCAATGGTTTGGTCCAAAGCAAGATGAGCTAAAAGCCATGTCACAGAATGCACTGAGACTGGCAAAGCCAGATGCTGTATTTAAGATTGTCCATGATCTACATGAGCTCGTCAGACACAGAATTTTTGTACCGCAATACTGTTAA